The Pseudomonas azadiae genome includes a window with the following:
- a CDS encoding DUF2062 domain-containing protein translates to MPRRLFKRYMPDPSSIREHKSLQFLGTLLHDPNLWHLNRHSVARAMAVGLFAAFIPIPLQMLLAAVLAIAVRGNMPIAVSLVWLTNPITMPVVFVCTYMTGAWLMNVPPRSLPDDLTWEWISGQLSTLWQPFLLGSVVLGLVLGALAYCLTMGYWRWWVAHQWKKRKQRRA, encoded by the coding sequence ATGCCCCGGCGCTTATTCAAACGGTACATGCCCGACCCCAGCAGTATCCGGGAACACAAGTCATTACAGTTTCTCGGCACGTTGCTGCATGACCCTAACCTGTGGCACCTGAACCGGCACTCGGTCGCGCGCGCGATGGCCGTGGGTTTGTTCGCGGCCTTTATCCCGATTCCCTTGCAAATGCTGCTCGCGGCGGTCCTGGCGATCGCGGTGCGCGGCAATATGCCCATCGCGGTCAGCCTCGTGTGGCTGACCAACCCGATCACCATGCCGGTGGTGTTCGTGTGCACCTACATGACCGGCGCGTGGCTGATGAATGTGCCGCCGCGCAGCCTTCCGGACGACTTGACCTGGGAGTGGATCAGCGGGCAATTAAGCACGCTGTGGCAGCCGTTCCTGCTGGGTTCAGTGGTGTTGGGGCTGGTGCTGGGCGCTCTCGCCTACTGCCTGACCATGGGGTATTGGCGCTGGTGGGTTGCCCATCAGTGGAAAAAACGCAAACAGCGCCGCGCCTGA
- a CDS encoding DNA internalization-related competence protein ComEC/Rec2: MRTGMFALALGLLALRFLPALPPAGWLIALLALALMLLPFRTYPLAFFLLGLSWACISAQSALDDRLKPALDGQTRWIEGRVIGLPQRTGEAVRFELTDSRSRNARLPKRIRVSWRGGPPVHSGERWRLAITLKRPAGLLNFHGFDQEAWLLAQRIGATGTVKDGERLAPARNAWRDSVRQRLLAVDAQGREAGLIALVLGDGSGLATTDWQVLQDTGTVHLLVISGQHIGLLAGLIYGLIAGLARYGFWPRTWPWLSWACGLAFSAALGYGLLAGFGVPVQRACVMVGLVLVWRLRFRHLGLWWPLLLALDGVLVLEPLASLQPGFWLSFAAVAVLILAFGGRLGPWSLWQAWTRPQWLIAIGLFPALLVLGLPISLSAPLANLVAVPWISLVVLPLALLGTALLPLPFIGEGLLWLAGGALGGLFSALAWLAGQMPAWIPAEVGLGYWLVSLLGAVLLLLPKGLPFQVLGWPMLLLAVFPPREEVPHGQVEVVQLDVGQGQSLILRTRHHTLLYDAGPRSGTFDLGARVVLPSLRKLGVRELDMLLLSHADADHAGGAAAVARGMPIKRVVGGETEGLPAFLAAQPCVSGEQWNWDGVTFELWQWPDAINGNPKSCVLQVQANGERLLLTGDIDRAAERAMLASLLAVPTDWLQAPHHGSRSSSSWVFLERLAPRSVLISRGRGNAFGHPHPQVLARYQRLGSQVHDSAEQGAVRLQLGAFAPPVVARSQRRFWRERLP; this comes from the coding sequence ATGAGGACAGGGATGTTCGCGTTGGCGCTGGGGCTGCTGGCCTTGCGCTTTCTTCCGGCATTGCCGCCCGCCGGATGGCTGATTGCCTTGTTGGCGCTGGCATTGATGCTGTTGCCGTTTCGCACGTACCCGCTGGCGTTTTTCCTGCTGGGCCTGAGCTGGGCGTGCATCAGCGCGCAGTCGGCGCTGGATGATCGCCTGAAGCCGGCGCTGGACGGCCAGACACGCTGGATAGAAGGGCGGGTCATCGGGCTGCCGCAACGCACGGGCGAAGCGGTGCGTTTCGAGTTGACCGACAGCCGGTCGCGAAACGCCCGGCTGCCCAAACGTATTCGGGTGTCCTGGCGTGGCGGGCCGCCGGTGCACAGCGGTGAACGCTGGCGCCTGGCAATCACCCTCAAACGGCCGGCCGGGTTGCTGAACTTCCATGGCTTTGACCAGGAAGCCTGGCTGCTGGCCCAGCGCATCGGCGCCACGGGCACGGTGAAAGACGGCGAGCGCCTGGCACCGGCCCGAAACGCCTGGCGCGACAGCGTCCGCCAGCGTCTGTTGGCGGTGGATGCCCAAGGCCGTGAAGCCGGGCTGATTGCGCTGGTGCTGGGAGACGGCTCTGGGCTGGCGACCACCGATTGGCAGGTACTGCAGGACACCGGCACCGTGCATCTGCTGGTGATTTCGGGCCAGCACATCGGTTTGCTGGCAGGCTTGATCTACGGGCTGATCGCTGGACTGGCGCGCTATGGCTTCTGGCCCCGCACCTGGCCGTGGCTGTCGTGGGCGTGTGGTCTGGCCTTCAGCGCCGCGCTGGGTTACGGCTTGCTCGCCGGGTTTGGCGTGCCGGTGCAGCGCGCCTGCGTGATGGTCGGGCTGGTGTTGGTGTGGCGGCTGCGCTTTCGCCATCTGGGGCTGTGGTGGCCGTTGCTGCTGGCACTCGATGGGGTGCTGGTCCTGGAGCCGCTGGCGAGTTTGCAGCCAGGTTTCTGGTTGTCGTTTGCGGCGGTGGCGGTGCTGATCCTGGCATTCGGCGGGCGGCTGGGGCCCTGGAGCCTGTGGCAGGCCTGGACCCGCCCGCAGTGGCTGATTGCAATAGGATTGTTTCCCGCCTTGCTGGTGTTGGGGCTGCCCATCAGCCTGAGTGCGCCGCTGGCCAATCTGGTGGCTGTGCCCTGGATCAGCCTGGTGGTCTTGCCGTTGGCGTTGCTCGGCACGGCATTGCTGCCTTTACCGTTTATAGGTGAAGGGTTGCTGTGGCTGGCGGGCGGCGCGCTGGGTGGGTTGTTCAGCGCCTTGGCCTGGCTCGCAGGGCAGATGCCTGCCTGGATTCCGGCCGAGGTTGGGTTGGGGTATTGGCTGGTGAGCCTGCTCGGTGCCGTGCTGCTATTGCTGCCAAAAGGCCTGCCGTTTCAGGTGCTGGGCTGGCCGATGCTGTTGCTGGCGGTGTTTCCCCCGCGCGAAGAGGTGCCTCATGGGCAAGTGGAGGTGGTGCAACTGGATGTCGGCCAGGGGCAGTCGCTGATCTTGCGCACCCGTCACCACACCTTGCTGTATGACGCCGGCCCACGCTCCGGTACCTTTGACCTGGGCGCCCGCGTGGTGTTGCCGTCGTTGCGCAAGCTCGGGGTACGCGAACTGGACATGCTGCTGCTGAGCCACGCCGACGCGGATCATGCCGGTGGCGCGGCCGCGGTTGCCAGGGGAATGCCGATCAAGCGCGTGGTGGGCGGGGAGACCGAGGGGCTGCCGGCGTTTCTCGCTGCCCAGCCGTGCGTCAGTGGCGAACAGTGGAATTGGGACGGTGTGACCTTCGAGCTGTGGCAATGGCCTGACGCTATCAACGGCAACCCGAAGTCCTGTGTGTTGCAGGTGCAGGCCAACGGCGAGCGCCTGTTGCTCACCGGCGATATTGATCGCGCGGCCGAGCGGGCCATGCTCGCCTCACTCCTGGCGGTGCCCACCGATTGGTTGCAAGCGCCACATCACGGCAGTCGCAGTTCGTCTTCCTGGGTGTTTCTGGAACGTCTCGCGCCGCGTTCCGTGCTCATTTCACGGGGGCGCGGCAACGCGTTCGGCCATCCCCATCCACAGGTACTGGCACGTTACCAGCGCTTGGGCAGCCAGGTGCATGACAGCGCCGAGCAAGGGGCCGTGCGCTTGCAATTGGGCGCCTTCGCGCCACCGGTTGTTGCGCGCAGTCAACGAAGGTTCTGGCGCGAGCGGTTACCCTAG
- a CDS encoding MotA/TolQ/ExbB proton channel family protein: MWELVKSGGWMMLPIIMSSIAALAIVAERLWTLRASRVTPEHLLGQVWAWIKNKQLDKEKLKELRANSPLGEILAAGLANSKHGREIMKECIEEAAARVIHELERYINALGTIAAMAPLLGLLGTVLGMIDIFSSFMGSGMTSNAAVLAGGISKALITTAAGLMVGIPSVFFHRFLQRRIDELVVGMEQEAIKLVEVVQGDRDVDLVGGNA; the protein is encoded by the coding sequence GTGTGGGAATTGGTCAAATCCGGCGGCTGGATGATGTTGCCGATCATCATGAGTTCTATCGCCGCACTCGCCATCGTCGCCGAGCGCCTGTGGACCCTGCGCGCCAGTCGCGTCACCCCCGAGCATCTGCTGGGTCAGGTCTGGGCCTGGATCAAGAACAAGCAGCTGGACAAGGAAAAACTCAAGGAGCTGCGCGCCAACTCCCCGCTGGGTGAAATTCTCGCCGCGGGCCTGGCCAACTCCAAGCATGGTCGCGAGATCATGAAAGAGTGCATCGAAGAAGCCGCCGCCCGCGTCATCCATGAGCTGGAGCGCTACATCAACGCCCTGGGCACCATTGCCGCCATGGCGCCGTTGCTCGGCCTGCTCGGCACGGTGCTGGGCATGATCGATATTTTCAGCTCGTTCATGGGCTCCGGCATGACCTCCAACGCAGCCGTGCTGGCGGGGGGCATCTCCAAGGCGCTGATCACTACGGCGGCGGGCCTGATGGTCGGGATTCCTTCGGTGTTCTTCCACCGATTCCTGCAGCGCCGCATCGATGAACTGGTGGTCGGCATGGAGCAGGAAGCCATCAAGCTGGTGGAAGTGGTGCAGGGCGACCGTGACGTGGACCTGGTTGGGGGCAACGCGTGA
- a CDS encoding ExbD/TolR family protein, whose amino-acid sequence MKFRRKRRENVDINLASLIDVVFILLLFFVVTTTFNRQTELRVDLPEAVSGSPAEDQQVKQLDIAISAEGVFSVNNQLLEKNDLNSLMDALQKESGGDTKMPLSISADGKTPHQSVITAMDAAGKLGFSHLRMTTIEAASAP is encoded by the coding sequence GTGAAATTTCGCCGCAAGCGCCGGGAAAACGTCGATATCAACCTCGCGTCGCTGATCGACGTGGTGTTTATCCTGCTGCTGTTTTTTGTCGTCACCACCACCTTCAACCGGCAGACTGAGCTGCGCGTCGATCTGCCGGAAGCCGTAAGCGGTTCGCCGGCCGAAGACCAGCAGGTCAAGCAACTGGACATCGCCATCAGCGCCGAAGGGGTGTTCTCGGTGAATAACCAGTTGCTCGAGAAAAACGACCTTAATAGCTTGATGGACGCCTTGCAGAAAGAGTCCGGCGGCGATACTAAAATGCCGCTGTCGATCAGTGCCGACGGCAAAACCCCGCACCAATCCGTGATCACTGCGATGGATGCCGCTGGCAAGCTCGGTTTCAGCCACTTGCGCATGACCACCATCGAGGCGGCGAGCGCGCCCTGA
- the lpxK gene encoding tetraacyldisaccharide 4'-kinase: MTMSDRLLKAWYEGHPALALLRPLETLYRQVVQRKRARFLAGEGDIYRSPVPVVVVGNITVGGTGKTPLILWLIEHCRRSGLRVGVVSRGYGAKPPQLPWRVDASHSAEVAGDEPLLIVQRCGVPLMIDPDRSRAVKALLASETLDLILSDDGLQHYRLARDLELVLIDAARGLGNRRCLPAGPLREPVERLQSVDALLYNGAASDRDDGFAFHLQPTALVNLKTGERRPVDSFAAGQAVHAVAGIGNPQRFFKTLETLHWQPIPHAFADHAPYSAQVLNFTPSLPLVMTEKDAVKCRAFAQPDWWYLAVDALPSPAFVAWFDTQLMRLLPARLLP; this comes from the coding sequence ATGACCATGTCCGATCGTTTGCTCAAGGCCTGGTACGAGGGCCATCCGGCGCTCGCGCTGTTGCGTCCGCTAGAAACCTTGTACCGCCAGGTGGTGCAGCGCAAGCGCGCGCGCTTCCTGGCGGGTGAGGGCGATATTTACCGATCGCCGGTGCCGGTAGTGGTGGTAGGTAATATCACCGTGGGCGGTACCGGCAAGACGCCGTTGATCCTATGGCTGATCGAACACTGCCGGCGCAGCGGCTTGCGCGTAGGAGTGGTCAGCCGCGGTTACGGCGCCAAGCCACCCCAGTTGCCGTGGCGGGTCGATGCCAGCCACAGCGCTGAAGTAGCCGGCGATGAGCCTCTGCTGATTGTGCAGCGCTGCGGCGTACCTTTGATGATCGACCCGGATCGCAGCCGGGCGGTCAAGGCGCTGCTGGCCAGCGAAACCCTCGACCTGATCCTCTCCGACGATGGCCTGCAGCATTACCGCCTGGCCCGTGACCTTGAACTGGTGCTGATCGACGCCGCCCGTGGCCTGGGCAACCGCCGTTGTTTGCCGGCGGGGCCGCTGCGCGAGCCGGTGGAGCGGCTGCAGAGTGTCGATGCGCTGTTGTATAACGGCGCCGCCAGCGATCGAGACGATGGGTTTGCCTTTCACTTGCAGCCCACCGCGCTGGTCAATCTGAAGACCGGCGAGCGCCGGCCGGTCGACTCCTTTGCCGCGGGCCAGGCGGTGCATGCGGTCGCGGGCATCGGTAACCCGCAGCGTTTCTTCAAGACCCTTGAAACGCTACACTGGCAGCCGATACCCCATGCGTTCGCCGACCATGCGCCGTATAGCGCCCAGGTGCTGAATTTTACACCGTCATTACCGCTGGTCATGACCGAGAAGGACGCGGTGAAGTGCCGCGCCTTTGCCCAACCCGACTGGTGGTACCTTGCGGTGGATGCGCTGCCGTCGCCGGCGTTCGTCGCCTGGTTCGACACGCAGCTGATGCGCCTGTTGCCTGCACGTCTATTGCCTTAA
- a CDS encoding Trm112 family protein, which yields MDTKLLDILACPICKGPLKLSADKTELISKGAGLAYPIRDGIPVMLESEARTLTTDERLDK from the coding sequence ATGGACACCAAACTGCTCGACATCCTCGCTTGCCCGATCTGCAAAGGCCCGCTCAAGCTCAGCGCCGACAAGACCGAGCTGATCAGCAAAGGCGCCGGCCTGGCTTACCCGATCCGTGATGGCATCCCGGTGATGCTGGAGAGCGAAGCCCGCACCCTGACCACCGATGAGCGCCTGGATAAATGA
- the kdsB gene encoding 3-deoxy-manno-octulosonate cytidylyltransferase, translating to MTTAFTVVIPSRYASTRLPGKPLQLIGNKPMIQLVWEQACKSSAERVVVATDDPRIIEACKGFGAEAVLTREDHNSGTDRLAEVATQLGLAPDAIVVNVQGDEPLIPPSVIDQVAANLAAHGEARMATLAEPIEDIATLFNPNVVKVVSDLNGLALTFSRSTLPWARDAFASHPDLLPEGVPYRRHIGIYAYRAGFLHDFVSWGPCWLENTESLEQLRALWHGVRIHVGDALEAPPAGVDTPEDLERVRRLLGA from the coding sequence ATGACCACAGCCTTTACCGTTGTCATTCCTTCGCGCTACGCGTCGACCCGCCTGCCGGGCAAGCCGCTGCAACTGATCGGCAACAAGCCGATGATCCAGCTGGTGTGGGAACAGGCCTGCAAAAGCAGCGCCGAGCGTGTGGTGGTGGCCACCGATGATCCGCGCATCATCGAAGCCTGCAAGGGTTTCGGTGCCGAGGCCGTGCTGACGCGCGAAGACCACAACTCCGGCACCGACCGCCTGGCCGAAGTGGCCACCCAACTCGGCCTGGCGCCGGATGCCATCGTGGTCAATGTGCAAGGTGACGAGCCGTTGATCCCGCCGAGCGTGATCGACCAGGTCGCCGCCAACCTGGCCGCCCATGGCGAAGCCCGCATGGCGACCCTGGCCGAACCGATCGAAGACATCGCCACCCTGTTCAACCCGAACGTGGTCAAAGTGGTCAGCGACCTCAACGGCCTGGCGCTGACGTTCAGCCGCTCGACCCTGCCATGGGCGCGCGATGCCTTCGCCAGTCACCCTGACTTACTGCCGGAAGGCGTGCCCTATCGCCGCCATATCGGCATTTATGCCTACCGCGCCGGTTTCCTGCATGACTTCGTCAGTTGGGGCCCGTGCTGGCTGGAAAACACCGAATCCCTGGAGCAACTGCGCGCCTTGTGGCATGGCGTGCGCATCCATGTGGGCGATGCGCTGGAAGCGCCGCCGGCCGGCGTCGACACCCCGGAAGACCTTGAGCGCGTCCGTCGCCTGCTGGGGGCCTGA
- a CDS encoding low molecular weight protein-tyrosine-phosphatase, whose product MEVLFVCLGNICRSPTAEGVLRHKLREAGLAGQVDVASAGTGEWHIGNPPDQRSQRAALARGYDLSAQRAQQVSRADFARYDLMLAMDHSNLRNLKALQPGQGKAQLDLFLRRYASEVDEVPDPYYEGEQGFERVLDLIERACDLLVIELKGRL is encoded by the coding sequence ATGGAGGTTCTGTTTGTCTGCCTGGGCAATATCTGTCGCTCGCCCACCGCAGAAGGCGTACTGCGCCATAAGTTGCGCGAGGCAGGGTTGGCGGGCCAGGTCGATGTAGCGTCCGCCGGTACCGGCGAATGGCACATCGGCAATCCGCCGGATCAACGCAGCCAACGCGCGGCATTGGCGCGCGGCTACGATTTGTCCGCCCAGCGGGCCCAGCAGGTCAGCCGCGCCGACTTTGCGCGCTACGACCTTATGCTAGCGATGGACCACAGCAACCTGCGCAACCTCAAGGCCCTGCAACCCGGCCAGGGCAAGGCGCAGCTGGACCTGTTCCTGCGCCGTTACGCATCCGAAGTGGACGAAGTGCCCGACCCGTATTACGAAGGTGAACAAGGCTTCGAACGGGTCCTGGACCTGATCGAGCGGGCCTGTGATCTATTGGTGATCGAATTGAAGGGGCGCCTATGA
- the murB gene encoding UDP-N-acetylmuramate dehydrogenase, whose translation MTLHVQSQVSLKPFNSFGIDVRAQLFAEAHSDDDVREALAYSAAQALPLLVIGGGSNLLLTQDIPALVLRMATQGIRVLHDDGMHVVVESEAGEAWHPFVLWTLAQGFCGLENLSLIPGTVGAAPMQNIGAYGVEIKDVFAGLTALDRRTGELRDFSLQECNFAYRDSLFKHETGRWLILRVRFALSRASHLKLDYGPVQQRLAGQGIIEATPSDVSRAICSIRREKLPDPAELGNAGSFFKNPLVSQALAAELQAQYPDLVAYPQADGQMKLAAGWLIDKAGWKGFREGDAGVHKLQALVLVNYGGATGHDIANLAQRIQRDIAERFKVQLEMEPNQY comes from the coding sequence ATGACCTTGCACGTGCAATCGCAGGTATCGCTCAAGCCATTCAACAGCTTTGGCATCGATGTGCGTGCCCAGTTGTTCGCCGAGGCCCACAGCGACGACGACGTCCGTGAGGCCCTGGCCTATTCGGCCGCGCAAGCGCTGCCGTTGCTGGTGATCGGTGGGGGCAGCAACTTGCTGTTGACCCAGGACATCCCGGCGCTGGTGCTGCGCATGGCAACCCAAGGCATCCGCGTGCTGCATGACGATGGCATGCACGTGGTGGTCGAGTCCGAAGCGGGCGAGGCCTGGCACCCGTTTGTGCTGTGGACCCTGGCGCAGGGTTTCTGCGGCCTGGAAAATCTCAGCCTGATCCCCGGCACCGTTGGCGCCGCGCCCATGCAGAACATCGGCGCCTACGGGGTGGAAATCAAGGACGTATTCGCCGGCCTGACCGCCCTGGATCGCCGCACCGGCGAACTGCGCGATTTCAGCCTGCAAGAATGCAACTTCGCCTACCGTGACAGCCTGTTCAAGCACGAAACCGGACGCTGGCTGATCCTGCGGGTGCGCTTTGCCCTGAGCCGCGCCAGCCACCTGAAACTCGACTACGGTCCGGTGCAACAGCGCCTAGCGGGGCAGGGGATCATCGAGGCGACGCCGAGCGACGTCAGCCGTGCGATTTGCAGCATCCGCCGGGAAAAACTGCCGGACCCGGCAGAGCTTGGCAATGCCGGAAGCTTCTTCAAGAACCCATTGGTGTCCCAGGCCCTGGCGGCAGAGCTGCAAGCGCAGTACCCGGACCTGGTGGCTTACCCGCAGGCTGACGGGCAAATGAAGCTCGCCGCCGGCTGGCTGATCGACAAGGCTGGGTGGAAGGGTTTTCGTGAGGGCGATGCCGGCGTGCACAAGCTGCAGGCACTGGTGCTGGTCAACTATGGCGGTGCCACAGGGCACGATATCGCTAACCTGGCCCAGCGTATCCAGCGCGATATCGCCGAGCGCTTCAAGGTCCAGCTGGAAATGGAGCCCAATCAGTATTGA